One Corynebacterium appendicis CIP 107643 DNA window includes the following coding sequences:
- a CDS encoding ABC transporter ATP-binding protein, translating to MTTSINADGKGPKKSSISGRDSLWSSTGGGGDYVPPVRDDDTLVLRIRDLRMATYSGTEILHGVDIDLYRGEIVGLVGESGSGKTTAGLAALGHVRTGLTITDGSVTLYSRDDKTTDVLSLSEDDVRDMRGSRVAYIPQDPALSLNPAMRIGDQVREVLDIHGYGSSSSERAERVREVMRDVDLPDTEEYLARWPHQLSGGQQQRVGIAMAFAMYPDVLILDEPTTGLDVTTQNHVLKTIRTMTMKNDVASLYITHDLAVVGELVDRVIVMLRGDIVEEGPFNAVLYNPKHAYTRKLLGAIPDLEGEKDIAGNDRWTNSWAEVHGDPAASAETPLLQVRDLEMAYGDNKVLHGINLAIEAGESTLLLGESGSGKTTLARSIAGLNPGYTGDVLLRGKELAHSSRDRTLEHRKDVQYIFQSPFSSLNPRRTIGESMSVPLVMAGELSRDEQRAIVEETLEAVQLDRSFYDRRPGDLSGGERQRAAIGRALVNAPSVLVCDEITSALDVSVQASILQLLAELRYERGLSLLFVTHNIALARHIATRVAVLNKGVIVDDGPVDDVLDNPQHDYTRSLLANIPSL from the coding sequence ATGACCACCTCGATTAATGCGGACGGCAAGGGGCCGAAGAAGTCGTCGATAAGCGGAAGAGACTCGCTGTGGTCCTCGACTGGCGGCGGAGGCGACTACGTACCCCCCGTGCGCGACGACGACACGCTCGTGCTGCGCATCCGCGACCTGCGGATGGCGACCTACAGCGGCACCGAGATCCTCCACGGAGTCGACATCGACCTCTACCGCGGCGAAATTGTCGGCCTCGTCGGCGAATCCGGTTCCGGTAAGACCACCGCCGGACTTGCAGCGCTCGGCCACGTGCGCACCGGCCTGACCATCACCGACGGATCCGTCACGCTCTACTCCCGCGACGACAAAACCACCGACGTCCTCTCGCTTAGCGAAGACGATGTGCGCGACATGCGCGGCTCCCGCGTCGCATACATCCCGCAGGACCCCGCGCTCAGCCTCAACCCGGCGATGCGCATCGGCGACCAGGTCCGCGAGGTCCTCGACATCCACGGGTACGGCTCCAGCTCGTCCGAGCGCGCCGAACGCGTCCGCGAAGTCATGCGCGACGTCGATCTGCCCGACACCGAAGAGTACCTCGCACGCTGGCCGCACCAGCTCTCCGGAGGGCAGCAGCAGCGCGTCGGCATCGCCATGGCGTTCGCCATGTACCCCGACGTGCTCATCCTCGACGAGCCGACCACCGGCCTCGACGTGACCACCCAGAACCATGTCCTGAAAACGATCCGCACCATGACGATGAAGAACGACGTCGCCTCGCTCTACATCACCCACGATCTGGCTGTCGTCGGCGAGCTCGTCGACCGCGTCATCGTCATGCTCCGCGGCGACATCGTCGAAGAAGGCCCCTTCAACGCCGTCCTGTACAACCCGAAGCACGCCTACACCCGCAAGCTTCTCGGCGCCATCCCCGACCTGGAAGGTGAAAAGGACATCGCGGGCAACGACCGCTGGACCAACTCCTGGGCCGAGGTCCACGGCGACCCCGCGGCGTCCGCTGAAACGCCGCTGCTGCAAGTCCGCGATCTCGAAATGGCGTACGGCGACAACAAGGTCCTGCACGGCATTAACCTCGCCATCGAAGCCGGCGAATCCACGCTGTTGCTCGGCGAATCCGGCTCCGGCAAGACCACCCTCGCCCGCTCGATCGCCGGCCTCAACCCCGGCTACACCGGCGACGTGCTGCTGCGCGGCAAAGAACTCGCGCACTCCAGCCGCGACCGCACACTCGAACACCGCAAGGACGTGCAGTACATCTTCCAGTCGCCGTTCTCATCGCTGAACCCGAGGCGCACCATCGGCGAATCAATGAGCGTTCCACTCGTCATGGCAGGCGAGCTGTCCCGCGACGAGCAACGCGCCATCGTCGAAGAGACCCTCGAAGCCGTGCAGCTCGACCGCAGCTTCTACGACCGCCGCCCCGGCGACCTGTCCGGCGGTGAGCGCCAGCGCGCCGCGATCGGCCGCGCGCTCGTCAACGCGCCGTCGGTACTCGTGTGCGACGAGATCACCTCGGCCCTCGACGTGTCCGTCCAGGCGTCGATCCTGCAACTGCTCGCCGAGCTCCGCTACGAGCGTGGCCTGTC
- a CDS encoding ABC transporter permease, translated as MTQPQNTGSESVESLKADKAAATEPAAAHTESSAAKSATGAPSDVRTGDELKASLSKPDPLLKRIWAQPEGKVGMILTGLVLLVALLGYFFTEQLTGYSTTEFLGLPFTSDGVFGTDNLGRSVASRFIGGGLILLITAFLATLLGMVVGTVLGMIAGYTGGATDAVIMRINDVLLAFPQLIFAMLAIVIFGPSATVLVLVIGLTHAPRIARVARSATQSVTNEDYIRAAQMYSVPHWKILTQEILPNITGPLSVEAGLRLTYSIGSIASLSFLGLGIQPPAADWGLMINENRIALSIQPWGVVLPVIAIAVLTIGTNMLADATARATASTATPIKRTGATIPSDRQDKVAPIINEDTRSRTTQAAPKENA; from the coding sequence ATGACCCAGCCACAGAACACTGGCTCCGAGTCCGTAGAGTCGCTCAAGGCTGACAAGGCCGCAGCGACCGAGCCGGCCGCCGCGCACACCGAAAGCAGCGCCGCTAAAAGCGCTACCGGCGCACCCTCCGATGTCAGGACCGGCGACGAGCTGAAAGCCTCCCTGTCCAAACCCGACCCGCTGCTCAAGCGCATCTGGGCGCAGCCGGAAGGCAAAGTGGGCATGATCCTCACCGGCCTGGTATTGCTCGTAGCGCTTCTCGGCTACTTCTTCACGGAGCAGCTCACCGGCTACTCCACGACCGAGTTCCTCGGCCTGCCGTTCACCTCCGACGGTGTCTTCGGCACCGACAACCTCGGCCGCTCCGTCGCCTCCCGCTTCATCGGCGGCGGACTGATCCTGCTCATCACGGCATTTTTGGCGACGTTGCTGGGAATGGTCGTCGGCACGGTGCTCGGCATGATCGCCGGCTACACCGGTGGTGCAACCGACGCTGTGATCATGCGCATCAACGATGTCCTGCTGGCCTTCCCGCAGCTGATCTTCGCGATGCTCGCCATCGTGATTTTCGGCCCCTCCGCGACCGTCCTGGTACTCGTCATCGGCCTGACCCACGCACCGCGCATCGCCCGCGTGGCGCGCTCGGCCACCCAGTCGGTCACCAACGAGGACTACATCCGCGCCGCCCAGATGTACTCGGTGCCACACTGGAAGATCCTCACCCAAGAGATCCTGCCGAATATCACCGGCCCGCTGTCCGTCGAGGCCGGACTGCGCCTGACCTACTCCATCGGTTCCATCGCTTCCCTGTCCTTTCTGGGCCTGGGCATCCAGCCGCCGGCCGCTGACTGGGGACTGATGATCAACGAGAACCGCATCGCGCTGTCTATCCAGCCGTGGGGCGTGGTTCTGCCGGTCATCGCCATTGCGGTGCTCACCATCGGCACCAACATGCTTGCCGACGCCACCGCCCGCGCCACCGCCTCCACCGCCACCCCCATCAAGCGCACCGGCGCCACCATCCCGAGCGACCGCCAGGACAAGGTCGCCCCCATCATCAACGAAGACACCCGCAGCCGCACCACCCAGGCTGCCCCGAAGGAGAACGCATGA
- a CDS encoding ABC transporter permease codes for MGKLIARRLGLSIFILLAVSVIIFCATLLLPGDPARAILGQQATPERIDALQAEMNLDKNPVERYFLWLGGVLTGDFGTSTTTGGPVSELLGEPLVNSLVLMALAALIAIPLGILVGIYAAWWRGFRRDQAITWVTLILAAMPEFVIGILLVTVFATSVFQVLPAVTMSQPGASVWSYPSQLVLPTLTLALVVSPYIARMTRATMIETLDSGYVEMARLKGVPERRVIFRHALPHAIGPIAQVVAIQLAWLAGGIVVVEYLFRYPGLGVAMIDAVNYRDVQVVQAVTLLIAAVYVVVNLLADVIGIMANPKLRSN; via the coding sequence ATGGGCAAACTCATCGCTCGCCGACTCGGCTTGAGCATCTTCATTCTTCTGGCAGTGTCGGTCATCATCTTCTGCGCCACGCTGCTGCTGCCGGGCGATCCCGCCCGCGCGATCCTGGGCCAGCAGGCCACTCCAGAACGCATCGATGCGCTCCAGGCCGAAATGAACCTGGACAAAAATCCCGTCGAGCGCTACTTCCTGTGGCTGGGCGGGGTGCTCACCGGCGACTTCGGCACCTCCACCACCACCGGCGGCCCTGTCTCCGAACTGCTCGGTGAACCGCTGGTCAACTCCCTGGTCTTGATGGCCCTCGCAGCGCTGATCGCGATTCCGCTTGGCATCCTCGTCGGCATCTACGCCGCATGGTGGAGGGGCTTCCGCCGCGACCAGGCCATCACCTGGGTCACGCTGATCCTCGCGGCAATGCCGGAGTTCGTGATCGGTATTTTGCTGGTCACGGTCTTCGCCACGTCGGTCTTCCAGGTGCTGCCCGCGGTGACGATGTCGCAGCCGGGCGCCTCCGTCTGGTCGTACCCATCGCAGCTCGTGCTGCCGACGCTCACCCTCGCGCTGGTCGTCAGCCCGTACATCGCGCGCATGACCCGCGCCACGATGATCGAAACCCTCGACTCGGGTTATGTCGAAATGGCCCGTCTCAAGGGCGTGCCTGAGCGCCGCGTCATCTTCCGCCACGCGCTCCCCCACGCCATCGGCCCCATCGCCCAGGTCGTGGCGATCCAGCTGGCATGGCTCGCCGGCGGCATCGTCGTGGTCGAGTACCTGTTCCGCTACCCGGGCCTCGGCGTCGCCATGATCGACGCCGTCAACTACCGCGACGTCCAAGTCGTGCAGGCGGTCACCCTCCTGATCGCCGCCGTCTACGTCGTGGTCAACCTGCTTGCCGATGTCATCGGCATCATGGCCAACCCCAAGCTAAGGAGCAACTAA
- a CDS encoding ABC transporter substrate-binding protein produces the protein MVELSRRQLLGTAAVAGSATALAACSPTMPAENIVTSGPPRKGGTLRVGLVGGSTADTVDAHIPASSSDAARVVNLYESLVRRGYEYELENRLAESLEPNEDATEWTIRLREGVKFSDGRPVRPEDVIATYERVADPDDPKNGAGSIAHIEAMNVVDDRTLTISLSRPDATLTDALAEYQMGIVPEDYDPENPIGAGPFKLVSFSAGRETVMERNEHFFLGPANLDRVEVVDFYQEDAMLNALLSSQVDGIGALNHALVRVIESDPRMRVVSSETGMWLPFTMRVDHEPFDDERVRQAMRLACARPGMVDQVFSGEGQVGNDMFALYDPAYPHEFPQREQNIEKAKKLLADAGYPDGIDVTLATSEIASGAVRAAQVFTEQVRDAGIRVKIDQVDSTTFWADGNYLSYPFSQTFYYTRNFLEQVNRCATEDAPFNETHWVDDEFTARVEAARGIVDDRERSKEIKELQREFYDRGGYIIWGFPNQVDAYHNYVVGARPHPSGIALSQALFYDMWIAEA, from the coding sequence ATGGTTGAACTTTCGCGCCGGCAGTTGCTGGGCACCGCGGCGGTCGCTGGTTCGGCGACTGCCCTCGCGGCATGCTCGCCGACGATGCCGGCTGAAAATATCGTTACGTCGGGCCCGCCGCGCAAGGGTGGCACCCTGCGCGTCGGACTCGTGGGCGGCTCCACCGCCGACACCGTGGATGCGCACATCCCCGCCAGTTCCAGCGACGCCGCCCGCGTGGTCAATCTGTACGAGTCCCTCGTGCGCCGCGGCTACGAGTACGAGCTGGAAAACCGTCTCGCCGAGAGCCTCGAGCCGAATGAAGACGCGACCGAGTGGACCATCCGGCTGCGTGAAGGCGTGAAATTCTCCGACGGCCGCCCGGTGCGCCCGGAGGACGTGATTGCTACCTACGAGCGCGTCGCCGATCCGGACGACCCGAAAAACGGCGCAGGGTCCATCGCGCACATCGAAGCCATGAACGTCGTCGACGACCGCACGCTGACGATCTCCTTGTCGCGGCCCGACGCGACCTTGACCGATGCTCTCGCCGAGTACCAGATGGGCATCGTCCCCGAAGACTACGACCCAGAGAACCCGATCGGCGCCGGTCCCTTCAAACTGGTCAGCTTCTCCGCCGGCCGCGAGACCGTCATGGAGCGCAACGAGCACTTCTTCCTCGGCCCCGCCAACCTGGACCGCGTCGAGGTCGTCGACTTCTACCAGGAGGACGCGATGCTCAACGCGTTGCTGTCCTCCCAGGTCGACGGCATCGGCGCGCTCAACCACGCCCTGGTCCGCGTCATCGAGTCTGACCCGCGCATGCGCGTCGTCAGTTCTGAAACCGGCATGTGGCTCCCCTTCACCATGCGCGTCGACCACGAGCCCTTCGACGACGAGCGCGTTCGCCAGGCCATGCGCCTCGCCTGCGCGCGCCCCGGCATGGTCGACCAAGTCTTCTCCGGTGAAGGCCAGGTCGGCAACGACATGTTCGCCCTCTACGACCCGGCGTACCCCCACGAATTCCCGCAGCGCGAGCAGAACATCGAAAAAGCAAAGAAATTGCTTGCCGACGCCGGCTACCCCGACGGCATCGACGTCACTCTCGCCACCTCCGAAATCGCCTCCGGCGCTGTCCGCGCCGCGCAGGTGTTCACGGAGCAGGTCCGCGACGCCGGCATCCGCGTAAAGATCGACCAGGTCGACTCGACCACCTTCTGGGCCGACGGCAACTACCTGTCCTACCCGTTCTCCCAGACTTTCTACTACACGCGAAACTTCCTCGAGCAGGTCAACCGCTGCGCCACCGAGGACGCGCCGTTCAACGAGACGCACTGGGTCGACGACGAATTCACCGCCCGCGTCGAAGCCGCCCGCGGCATTGTCGACGACCGCGAACGCAGCAAAGAGATCAAGGAGCTCCAGCGCGAGTTCTACGACCGCGGCGGCTACATCATCTGGGGCTTCCCCAACCAGGTGGACGCGTACCACAACTACGTGGTCGGAGCGCGCCCCCACCCAAGCGGCATCGCACTCTCCCAGGCGTTGTTCTACGACATGTGGATTGCGGAGGCATAG
- a CDS encoding TetR family transcriptional regulator C-terminal domain-containing protein, whose amino-acid sequence MPQTRPNTAARAAITAAGLRHADVATHLGIDASKLSKSLSGVRRFSADELERLAEITGVTVDSLRPLSAKATGHAPSAARPREAEWADRRRAIAAAAWPLFTSNGYQAVKVADIAREAGMSSSAVHYYFNSKHAIFLATLDLCSEQAAERREAVASISDPAQRLVRFALVPLDGSAEATREWTTWAQFWASSPMFADAKEATAVAYCRWDQQLRAIVLEGMASGQFAAAEPDDMVSAVTVTIDGLGVQMLIGALSATDAADAVTAYLNTWMTADAVLVKENA is encoded by the coding sequence ATGCCCCAAACACGTCCGAACACTGCGGCTCGCGCCGCGATCACTGCGGCGGGCCTCAGGCACGCGGACGTGGCTACCCATTTGGGGATCGACGCCAGCAAACTCTCCAAGTCGCTTTCGGGCGTGCGGCGCTTCAGCGCTGACGAACTCGAGCGCTTGGCGGAGATCACAGGCGTCACCGTGGACAGTTTGAGGCCGCTGTCCGCAAAGGCCACAGGTCACGCACCGTCGGCTGCCCGCCCTCGCGAAGCGGAATGGGCAGACCGGCGCCGCGCGATCGCCGCAGCCGCATGGCCGCTGTTCACCTCGAACGGCTACCAGGCGGTCAAGGTCGCGGACATCGCCCGGGAAGCAGGAATGTCCAGCTCTGCTGTCCACTACTACTTCAACTCGAAGCACGCGATCTTCCTCGCCACTCTCGACCTCTGTTCGGAGCAGGCGGCGGAAAGGCGGGAAGCGGTGGCGTCGATAAGCGATCCTGCGCAGCGTCTGGTGCGCTTTGCACTCGTGCCGCTCGACGGTTCGGCGGAAGCCACCCGCGAGTGGACGACGTGGGCTCAATTCTGGGCGTCGTCGCCGATGTTCGCGGACGCGAAAGAAGCGACTGCCGTGGCCTACTGCCGCTGGGACCAGCAGCTGCGCGCCATCGTGCTCGAAGGCATGGCGTCCGGCCAATTCGCCGCCGCCGAGCCCGACGACATGGTGAGCGCTGTCACGGTGACGATCGACGGTCTCGGTGTGCAAATGCTCATCGGCGCACTGTCGGCGACGGACGCGGCGGACGCTGTGACGGCATATCTGAATACGTGGATGACAGCGGACGCTGTCTTGGTGAAGGAGAACGCATAA
- the uvrB gene encoding excinuclease ABC subunit UvrB, with product MAFAAEHPVLSHSEFRPVGEVERTEKLFKVESEFEPSGDQPKAIAELDKRLRNGEPDVVLMGATGTGKSATAAWLIEQQQRPTLVMAPNKTLAAQLATELRELLPNNAVEYFVSYYDYYQPEAYIAQTDTYIEKDSSINDDVERLRHSATSALLSRRDVVVVSSVSCIYGLGTPQSYLDRSLLLRVGEEIDRDRFLRLLVDVQYERNDVDFKRGTFRVKGDTVDIIPAYEEVAVRVEFFGDEVDSLYYIHPLTGDVLEQRDELRIFPATHYVATEERMEKAIEAIKEELADRLEDLENRGKLLEAQRLRMRTEYDLEMIQQVGFCSGIENYSRHMDGRAAGSAPATLIDYFPEDFLTIIDESHVTVPQIGGMYEGDMSRKRNLVEFGFRLPSAVDNRPLTFDEFEDRVGQTVYMSATPGDYELEAAGGEFVEQVIRPTGLVDPKVTVRPTKGQIDDLIHEIRERTEKDERVLVTTLTKRMAEDLTDYFLDNGIKVRYLHSDIDTLQRVELLRQLRLGEFDVLVGINLLREGLDLPEVSLVAILDADKEGFLRSTKSLIQTIGRAARNVSGEVIMYGDDITESMQAAIDETERRRAKQIAYNKEHGIDPQPLRKKIADILDEVYEHSDDNAASASGETSMLEGRDTSSMAQDEIQQLIDDLTTQMTSAAGELKFELAGRLRDEIADLRKELRGVKEAGI from the coding sequence ATGGCTTTTGCTGCTGAGCACCCCGTTTTGTCACACTCCGAGTTCCGTCCCGTTGGGGAGGTGGAGCGCACCGAGAAACTCTTCAAGGTCGAGTCCGAATTTGAGCCGTCGGGCGACCAGCCGAAGGCCATCGCGGAGCTGGACAAGCGTCTACGCAACGGTGAACCAGACGTGGTGCTCATGGGTGCGACGGGCACCGGTAAGTCGGCGACTGCGGCCTGGCTGATCGAGCAGCAGCAGCGACCGACGCTCGTGATGGCACCGAATAAGACGCTCGCGGCGCAGCTGGCCACCGAGCTGCGCGAACTGCTGCCGAATAATGCGGTCGAGTACTTCGTGTCGTACTACGACTACTACCAACCGGAGGCGTACATCGCGCAGACGGACACCTACATCGAGAAGGATTCGTCGATCAACGACGACGTCGAGCGTCTCCGCCATTCCGCGACCTCGGCGCTGCTCAGCCGGCGCGACGTGGTCGTGGTCTCCTCCGTCTCGTGCATCTACGGCCTGGGCACACCGCAGTCGTACCTCGACCGTTCGCTGCTGCTGCGCGTCGGCGAGGAAATCGATCGAGACCGCTTCCTGCGCCTGCTTGTCGACGTCCAGTACGAGCGCAACGACGTCGACTTCAAGCGCGGAACCTTCCGCGTGAAGGGCGACACCGTCGACATCATCCCGGCGTACGAGGAAGTGGCCGTGCGCGTGGAATTCTTCGGCGACGAAGTCGACTCGCTGTACTACATCCACCCGCTCACCGGCGATGTGTTGGAGCAGCGTGACGAGCTGCGTATCTTTCCGGCGACGCACTACGTGGCCACCGAGGAGCGCATGGAAAAGGCAATCGAGGCGATCAAGGAAGAGCTCGCCGACCGCCTCGAGGACCTGGAGAACCGCGGTAAGCTGCTCGAAGCGCAACGGTTGCGCATGCGCACCGAGTATGACCTTGAGATGATCCAGCAGGTCGGCTTCTGCTCGGGTATCGAGAACTACTCGCGGCACATGGACGGACGCGCGGCAGGGTCGGCGCCGGCGACGTTGATCGACTATTTCCCGGAGGACTTCCTCACCATCATCGACGAGTCGCACGTCACCGTCCCGCAGATCGGCGGCATGTATGAAGGCGACATGTCGCGCAAGCGCAACCTCGTCGAGTTCGGCTTCCGCCTGCCGTCCGCGGTGGACAACCGCCCGTTGACGTTCGACGAGTTCGAGGACCGCGTCGGCCAGACTGTTTACATGTCGGCAACACCGGGCGATTACGAGTTGGAGGCCGCCGGCGGCGAATTCGTCGAGCAGGTCATCCGACCGACAGGCCTGGTCGACCCGAAGGTGACGGTCCGCCCGACGAAGGGCCAGATCGACGATCTCATCCACGAAATCCGCGAGCGCACGGAGAAGGACGAACGCGTCCTGGTCACCACCTTGACCAAGCGTATGGCGGAAGACCTCACCGACTACTTCCTCGACAACGGGATCAAGGTGCGGTACCTGCACTCGGACATCGACACGTTGCAGCGTGTCGAGCTGCTGCGCCAGCTGCGCCTCGGTGAATTCGACGTGCTCGTGGGCATCAACCTGCTCCGCGAGGGCCTTGACTTGCCGGAGGTCTCACTCGTGGCCATTCTCGACGCCGACAAAGAAGGGTTCCTGCGCTCCACGAAGTCGCTCATCCAGACCATCGGCCGCGCCGCGCGCAACGTCTCCGGTGAAGTCATCATGTACGGAGACGACATCACCGAATCCATGCAGGCGGCCATCGACGAGACCGAACGCCGCCGCGCCAAGCAGATCGCTTACAACAAAGAGCACGGGATCGACCCGCAGCCGCTGCGCAAGAAAATCGCGGACATTCTCGACGAAGTCTACGAGCACAGCGACGACAACGCTGCCTCGGCCTCCGGCGAGACATCCATGCTCGAGGGGCGCGACACGTCGTCCATGGCGCAAGACGAGATTCAGCAGCTTATCGACGACCTCACCACCCAGATGACCAGTGCCGCCGGCGAGCTGAAATTCGAGTTGGCCGGGCGGCTGCGTGACGAGATCGCCGATCTGCGCAAGGAGCTCCGCGGTGTGAAAGAAGCCGGTATATAG
- a CDS encoding universal stress protein: MAKNYNTIVVGTDGSASSLLAVERAAELAGAFGAKLVIGCAYYESEDEVSSTLRQDSNTILGNDTARANLSSAVERAKETGLDNVETAVRPGTPVEALMSIVTDFSAELLVVGNRGINSLTGRLLGSVPADVARQSDCDVMIVHTVA; this comes from the coding sequence ATGGCTAAGAACTACAACACCATCGTTGTCGGAACGGACGGATCAGCGTCCTCTCTGCTCGCCGTCGAGCGCGCGGCTGAGCTCGCCGGCGCATTCGGCGCCAAGCTCGTCATCGGTTGCGCCTACTACGAGTCCGAGGACGAAGTCTCCTCGACTCTGCGCCAGGACTCCAACACGATCCTCGGCAACGACACCGCCCGCGCGAACCTGTCGTCCGCAGTCGAGCGCGCCAAGGAGACGGGCCTGGACAATGTCGAGACCGCCGTGCGCCCCGGCACCCCGGTCGAGGCCCTGATGAGTATCGTCACCGACTTCAGCGCAGAACTGCTCGTCGTGGGCAACCGCGGCATCAATTCGCTGACCGGCCGCCTGCTCGGCTCCGTGCCGGCCGATGTCGCCCGCCAGTCGGACTGCGATGTGATGATCGTTCACACCGTCGCGTAG